From the Solanum stenotomum isolate F172 chromosome 4, ASM1918654v1, whole genome shotgun sequence genome, one window contains:
- the LOC125861216 gene encoding polyamine oxidase 2-like isoform X2, with translation MDSQNKSNRQVQRAPCFSNVGRRNAASPSVIVIGGGFAGLAAARTLYDASFQVVVLESRDRIGGRVHTDYSFGFPVDLGASWLHGVGNENPLAPLIGKLGLPLYRTSGDNSVLYDHDLESYGLFDMDGNQVPQDLVSKVGETFESILKETDLIRKENSEDMSIGRAISMVFERRPDLRLNGLGHKVLQWYLCRMEGWFAADADTISLKCWDQEELLPGGHGLMVRGYKPVINTLAKGLDIRLGHRVTEIVRRYNGVKITVEHGSTFVADAAIIAVPLGVLKSNCIKFEPRLPEWKEAAIKELGVGIENKIILHFQDVFWPNVEFLGVVAESSYECSYFLNLHKATGHPVLVYMPAGQLARDIGELSDEAAANFAFTQLKRILPNATAPIQYLVSHWGSDINSLGSYSYDTVGMAHDLYEKLRIPVDNLFFAGEATSADYPGSVHGAYSTGLLAAEDCRMRVLERHGELDIFQPVMDEETLIPILISRM, from the exons CTCCTTGCTTCTCAAATGTTGGACGGAGGAATGCGGCTTCACCATCTGTCATTGTAATAGGTGGTGGATTTGCAGGCCTTGCAGCTGCTCGGACACTTTATGATGCATCATTTCAG GTGGTTGTGCTAGAATCACGAGATAGAATTGGAGGCCGTGTTCACACTGATTATTCTTTTGGTTTTCCTGTTGACTTGGGTGCATCATG GTTGCATGGCGTCGGCAACGAGAATCCTTTGGCACCTCTAATTGGAAAACTAGGACTGCCTCTCTATCGTACAAGTGGTGACAATTCAGTTTTGTACGACCATGATCTGGAAAG TTATGGACTTTTTGACATGGACGGTAATCAAGTTCCCCAGGACTTAGTCTCAAAGGTTGGCGAGACTTTTGAGAGCATTTTGAAGGAG ACTGATCTAATTAGGAAAGAAAACAGTGAAGACATGTCTATCGGTCGTGCTATATCAATGGTTTTTGAAAGGAGACCTGATTTAAG GTTGAATGGCCTTGGTCATAAGGTGTTGCAGTGGTACCTATGCAGAATGGAAGGCTGGTTTGCTGCGGATGCAGATACCATATCACTCAAGTGTTGGGACCAG GAAGAATTGCTTCCTGGTGGGCATGGTCTTATGGTTCGGGGATATAAGCCTGTCATCAATACACTAGCAAAAGGGCTTGACATTCGCTTAGGTCACAG GGTTACAGAAATTGTTAGACGTTATAATGGTGTGAAGATAACAGTTGAGCATGGGAGTACTTTTGTAGCCGATGCTGCCATTATTGCTGTTCCTCTTGGTGTTCTGAAATCAAATTGTATCAAGTTTGAACCTAGATTACCTGAGTGGAAAGAGGCTGCCATTAAAGAACTTGGTGTAGGAATTGAGAACAAGATTATTCTGCACTTTCAAGACGTGTTCTGGCCAAATGTTGAGTTCTTGGGAGTAGTTGCAGAAAGCTCATATGAGTGCAGTTACTTTCTTAATCTTCACAAAGCTACTGGCCATCCTGTCCTTGTTTATATGCCTGCTGGGCAACTGGCCCGTGACATTGGAGAACTGTCTGATGAAGCTGCTGCTAATTTTGCATTTACTCAACTTAAGAGGATTCTTCCCAATGCGACTGCTCCT ATTCAGTATCTTGTTTCTCACTGGGGTTCAGACATAAACTCACTGGGATCATATAGTTATGATACTGTTGGGATGGCCCATGATCTATATGAAAAGCTTAGAATACCAGTAGATAACCTATTCTTTGCTGGGGAGGCAACGAGTGCTGATTACCCAGGTTCTGTACATGGTGCATATTCAACCGGATTGCTGGCTGCTGAGGACTGCAGGATGCGTGTCCTGGAGCGACATGGAGAGTTGGATATTTTCCAGCCAGTCATGGATGAGGAAACACTTATTCCCATTTTGATATCCAGAATGTAA
- the LOC125861218 gene encoding 1-aminocyclopropane-1-carboxylate oxidase homolog, which translates to MAACNTQQNYDKISELKAFDDTKAGVKGLIDGGITKVPQIFIHPEALEKETTNPKNTHFIFPLIDLQNININNKEIVKQIQEASETWGFFQVINHGIPVPVLDEMLRGARRFHEQDIDVKKPYYSRDVARKVMYNCNFDLFSEKSLAANWRDSLYSVMAPNPANPEEIPETCREITIEYSNYVMNLGYTLLELFSRGLGLKPNHLKEMGCAEGLGILCNYYPKCPQPEVAIGTSRHADNDFFTVLLQDDIGGLQVFHKNQWVDVPPTHGALVVNIGDILQLISNDKYKSIVHRVLANKIGPRISIASFFSTGPFATSRIYGPIEELLSKDNPPKYRATTMKDFFEYSNKKGLDGNSNLSHYKII; encoded by the exons ATGGCAGCCTGCAACACACAACAAAACTATGACAAAATTAGTGAACTAAAAGCCTTTGATGACACAAAAGCAGGTGTCAAAGGACTTATTGATGGTGGAATTACTAAAGTACCTCAAATATTCATTCATCCAGAGGCTTTAGAAAAAGAAACCACAAATCCCAAAAATACACATTTCATTTTCCCATTAATAGACCTCCAAAACATCAACATCAACAATAAAGAAATAGTGAAACAAATTCAAGAAGCATCAGAGACATGGGGTTTCTTTCAAGTGATCAATCATGGTATTCCGGTACCCGTCCTAGACGAAATGTTGCGTGGGGCACGACGTTTTCACGAGCAAGATATCGACGTTAAAAAACCATATTATAGTCGAGATGTTGCGAGGAAAGTTATGTACAATTGCAATTTTGATCTATTTAGTGAGAAATCTCTTGCAGCAAATTGGAGAGACTCACTTTACTCTGTCATGGCTCCTAATCCTGCTAATCCCGAGGAAATCCCCGAGACATGCAG GGAAATTACAATTGAGTACTCAAATTATGTGATGAATTTGGGATACACATTGCTTGAATTATTTTCACGAGGACTTGGTCTAAAACCAAACCATCTTAAAGAAATGGGATGTGCTGAGGGACTAGGCATTTTGTGCAATTACTATCCTAAATGTCCACAACCAGAAGTTGCAATTGGCACAAGTAGACATGCTGATAATGATTTTTTCACAGTGCTTTTGCAAGATGATATTGGTGGACTTCAAGTTTTTCACAAGAATCAATGGGTTGATGTTCCTCCTACTCATGGAGCTTTAGTTGTCAATATTGGTGACATTCTTCAG ctTATATCGAATGACAAATACAAGAGCATAGTGCACAGAGTATTGGCAAATAAAATTGGTCCCAGAATATCAATAGCAAGTTTCTTCAGCACAGGGCCATTTGCAACTTCTAGAATTTATGGACCAATTGAGGAGTTATTATCTAAAGATAATCCTCCAAAGTATAGAGCAACAACAATGAAGGACTTCTTTGAATATTCTAACAAGAAAGGACTTGATGGCAATTCTAATTTGTCTCActacaaaataatatga
- the LOC125861215 gene encoding protein DETOXIFICATION 41: MENQHPLLPSILHSTAKLSDISSDEIEEFLEHKNVSFKVYLKLFAWESRLLWLLSGAVIIVLIFNYMLGFVTLMFVGHLGSLELAGASIASVGIQGLAYGVMLGMASAVETVCGQAYGAKRYAVMGVICQRAILLHLGAAFLLSFPYWFSGPLLKAIGQSETISEQGELFARGLILQLYALAISCPMQRFLQAQNIVNPMAYIAVSVFIVHVVITWLVVDVLEYGLFGAAMAQSFSWWLLVITQGLYVVFSPWCKETWTGFSMNAFNSIWPYFKLTVASAVMLCLEIWYFQGLVLVSGLLPYATVSLDSISVCMNYWNWDMQFMLGLAAAASVRVSNELGAGHPRVAKMSVIVVNMTSIMFSTIICIIVLIFRVGFSKLFTSDSEVIEAVSHLTPLLAISVWLNGIQPILSGVAVGSGWQAVVAYVNLATYYCIGLPIGCILGFKTSLQAAGIWWGMIVGVVLQTFSLFILTARTNWNTEVAKAADRLKEAGNRVNEDLVDRP; encoded by the exons ATGGAGAACCAACATCCATTGCTACCTAGTATACTTCACTCAACAGCTAAGTTATCAGACATATCATCGGACGAAATCGAAGAGTTCTTGGAACACAAGAATGTGTCTTTCAAGGTGTATCTCAAGTTGTTTGCTTGGGAATCAAGGCTACTTTGGCTTCTTTCTGGGGCTGTTATTATAGTCTTGATTTTTAACTATATGCTTGGCTTTGTCACACTTATGTTTGTTGGACATTTAGGTTCATTGGAGTTAGCTGGTGCTTCCATTGCTAGTGTGGGAATTCAAGGCCTTGCTTATGGTGTTATG TTGGGCATGGCAAGTGCTGTTGAGACAGTTTGTGGACAAGCATATGGAGCAAAAAGATATGCAGTTATGGGAGTGATATGCCAAAGAGCAATTTTACTTCACCTAGGAGCAGCTTTTCTCCTCTCATTTCCTTACTGGTTCTCAGGGCCATTGCTTAAAGCAATAGGACAATCAGAGACCATATCTGAGCAAGGGGAATTATTCGCCCGCGGATTGATCCTTCAGCTATATGCATTAGCTATAAGTTGTCCAATGCAGAGGTTTCTGCAGGCTCAGAACATTGTTAACCCTATGGCTTATATCGCGGTTTCTGTGTTCATTGTGCATGTTGTGATCACTTGGCTGGTGGTTGATGTCTTGGAATATGGTCTATTCGGAGCTGCAATGGCACAGAGCTTCTCGTGGTGGCTGTTGGTCATCACTCAAGGTCTTTACGTCGTTTTTAGTCCTTGGTGTAAAGAGACTTGGACTGGTTTCTCCATGAATGCTTTCAATAGCATTTGGCCTTACTTCAAGCTAACTGTTGCCTCTGCTGTCATGTTATG CTTGGAGATATGGTACTTCCAAGGCCTAGTGCTTGTATCAGGGCTACTTCCCTATGCTACAGTCTCACTGGACTCCATCTCTGTTTG CATGAATTACTGGAACTGGGATATGCAATTTATGTTGGGACTAGCAGCTGCAGCCAG TGTTCGAGTTAGTAATGAGCTTGGAGCAGGACATCCGAGGGTAGCTAAAATGTCGGTTATTGTAGTGAACATGACAAGCATCATGTTCAGTACAATTATCTGCATTATTGTGCTGATATTCAGAGTTGGATTCAGTAAACTCTTTACAAGTGACTCTGAAGTCATTGAAGCTGTTTCTCATTTGACTCCATTACTTGCCATTTCTGTTTGGTTGAATGGCATTCAGCCTATTCTCTCTG GTGTGGCTGTTGGAAGTGGATGGCAAGCTGTGGTAGCATATGTCAATCTAGCTACTTACTATTGTATTGGTCTCCCAATTGGATGTATTCTTGGCTTCAAAACAAGTTTGCAAGCAgca GGAATATGGTGGGGGATGATTGTTGGAGTTGTCTTGCAAACATTCAGCTTGTTTATTTTAACAGCCAGAACAAACTGGAATACTGAG GTTGCAAAAGCTGCTGATCGTTTGAAGGAAGCTGGAAATAGAGTAAATGAAGATCTTGTAGACAGGCCTTGA
- the LOC125861678 gene encoding auxin response factor 6-like isoform X1, which translates to MKVSTSGFNSQPEEAGEKKCLNSELWHACAGPLVSLPHVGTRVVYFPQGHSEQVAASTNKEINGHIPNYPGLPPQLICQLHNVTMDADVETDEVYAQMTLQPLTPQEQKDVCLLPAELGTLSKQPNNYFCKTLTASDTSTHGGFSVPRRAAEKVFPPLDYSQQPPVQELIGKDLHGNEWKFRHIFRGQPKRHLLTTGWSVFVSAKRLVAGDSVIFIWNENNQLLLGIRRANRPQTVLPSSVLSSDSMHIGLLAAAAHATATNSRFTIFFNPRACPSEFVIPLAKYAKAVYHTRVSVGMRFRMLFETEESSIRRYMGTITGIGDLDPARWPNSHWQSVKVGWDESTAGERQPRVSLWEIEPLTTFPMYPSPFSLRLKRPWPPGLPSFPGLSNGDMTMSSQLPWLHGGMGDQGIQSLNFQGFGVTPFVQPRFDASMLGLQPDILQAMATLDSSKLANQPLMQFQHIPSGSASSIQNQLLHPSNLQHTFLQGLPENQLISQAQMLQQQLQCHQSYNAQQQQLQRQQLYHDQQLQEPHQVHLQRQDQQQTKAQLCSATRSQLSHLQVLGSTGSQQTFSDLVGNHINTSNNRSTMQSLLSSVSRNEASTFLNMPETNSLVSPSSSSKRIALESQIPSQAPYIVTQAEVLTVPNTKVSDFSTLFSPNPGRQVLDYQAVAVSQNNALFGVNGMSNLKGNSPENRSLPVPYATSAFTSTVGSEYPVNSDMTTSSCVDESGVLQSSENVDQANSLTETFVKVYKSESFGRSLDISKFSSYNELRSELARMFGLEGLLEDPERSGWQLVFVDRENDVLLLGDDPWHEFVNSVWYIKILSPLEVQQMGKEGLDLPSAGKTQRITSNGNGCDDFMNRNHSCNIMNGIPLGSLDY; encoded by the exons ATGAAGGTGTCTACTTCTGGCTTCAATTCTCAGCCTGAGGAAG CAGGGGAGAAGAAATGCCTGAATTCAGAGCTGTGGCATGCTTGTGCAGGGCCACTGGTCTCTCTACCACATGTAGGAACCAGAGTAGTGTATTTTCCTCAAGGGCATAGTGAGCAG GTTGCTGCATCCACAAACAAGGAAATAAATGGTCATATCCCTAACTATCCTGGATTACCGCCTCAACTTATTTGTCAGCTTCACAATGTGACCATGGAT GCAGATGTCGAGACTGATGAAGTATATGCTCAAATGACTTTGCAGCCACTAACTCCA CAAGAGCAAAAAGACGTGTGCCTTCTACCGGCTGAACTTGGGACCCTGAGTAAACAACCAAATAACTATTTCTGCAAAACATTGACTGCAAGCGATACCAGTACCCATGGTGGATTCTCTGTCCCTCGACGTGCTGCAGAAAAAGTTTTCCCTCCTCTT GATTACTCGCAACAGCCTCCTGTGCAAGAGTTGATTGGTAAAGATCTTCATGGAAATGAATGGAAGTTCCGGCATATATTTCGCG GCCAACCAAAGAGGCATCTCCTGACGACAGGATGGAGTGTGTTTGTAAGTGCGAAGAGACTTGTTGCAGGCGACTCAGTTATCTTTATctg GAATGAAAATAATCAATTGCTTTTGGGGATACGACGTGCCAATCGTCCGCAAACTGTTTTACCTTCCTCGGTATTGTCAAGTGATAGCATGCACATTGGTCTTCTAGCTGCAGCAGCTCACGCAACTGCAACAAATAGCCGGtttacaatatttttcaatCCAAG GGCTTGTCCATCAGAGTTTGTCATACCTCTCGCCAAGTATGCTAAAGCAGTGTATCATACACGAGTTTCTGTTGGCATGAGGTTCCGAATGCTATTTGAAACAGAAGAATCGAGCATCCGTAG GTATATGGGCACAATTACTGGCATTGGTGATCTAGATCCTGCTCGTTGGCCAAATTCTCATTGGCAGTCTGTAAAG GTTGGATGGGATGAATCAACTGCAGGGGAGAGGCAGCCTAGAGTTTCACTGTGGGAAATTGAACCTCTGACAACCTTTCCAATGTATCCATCTCCTTTCTCCCTTAGGTTGAAGCGGCCATGGCCACCTGGACTACCTTCATTTCCTG GTCTATCAAATGGTGATATGACTATGAGTTCTCAACTTCCATGGCTGCACGGGGGCATGGGTGATCAGGGGATACAATCACTTAATTTCCAGGGATTTGGTGTTACTCCATTTGTGCAGCCAAGGTTTGATGCTTCTATGCTAGGTTTGCAGCCTGACATTTTGCAAGCAATGGCAACATTAGATTCTTCTAAGCTTGCAAATCAGCCACTTATGCAGTTCCAACATATCCCTAGTGGTTCAGCATCTTCGATTCAGAATCAGCTTTTGCATCCATCCAATTTGCAACATACTTTCCTCCAAGGCCTCCCGGAAAACCAACTAATATCTCAGGCACAGATGCTACAGCAGCAATTGCAGTGCCACCAATCTTATAATGCTCAGCAGCAACAGTTGCAGCGCCAGCAATTGTATCATGATCAACAACTTCAGGAACCCCATCAAGTACACTTGCAGCGTCAAGATCAGCAGCAAACCAAGGCTCAATTGTGTTCAGCTACTCGGTCACAGCTATCTCATTTACAGGTCTTAGGTTCAACAGGTTCTCAACAAACATTTTCTGATTTAGTTGGTAATCATATTAATACATCTAACAACAGATCCACCATGCAAAGTCTCCTGAGTTCAGTTTCCCGTAATGAAGCATCCACTTTCCTGAACATGCCTGAAACCAACTCTCTAGTGTCTCCTTCCTCATCATCAAAGCGAATTGCTCTAGAATCTCAGATCCCTTCACAAGCTCCATACATAGTGACACAGGCTGAAGTTTTGACGGTGCCTAATACTAAGGTCTCAGATTTTTCCACTTTGTTTTCACCAAATCCTGGCAGACAAGTTTTGGATTATCAAGCTGTAGCAGTTAGCCAAAACAATGCGCTATTTGGAGTTAATGGTATGTCAAACCTGAAGGGTAACAGTCCGGAGAACAGATCTTTACCTGTGCCTTATGCTACCTCTGCCTTCACAAGTACAGTAGGTAGCGAGTATCCCGTTAATTCAGACATGACGACTTCAAGTTGTGTAGATGAATCAGGTGTCTTGCAGTCCTCAGAAAATGTGGATCAAGCAAACTCACTTACAGAAACCTTTGTTAAG GTTTACAAATCAGAGTCCTTTGGACGATCACTGGATATCTCCAAATTTAGCAGCTATAATGAGCTGCGAAGTGAGCTTGCTCGCATGTTTGGCCTTGAAGGCCTGTTGGAGGATCCTGAGAGATCAGGCTGGCAGCTTGTATTCGTTGACCGTGAGAATGATGTTCTCCTCCTTGGTGATGACCCTTGGCA TGAGTTTGTGAACAGTGTTTGGTACATCAAGATACTCTCTCCACTTGAAGTGCAGCAGATGGGCAAAGAGGGCCTCGACCTACCAAGTGCTGGCAAAACGCAGAGGATCACTAGCAATGGCAATGGCTGCGATGACTTCATGAACCGGAACCACTCGTGTAATATTATGAACGGAATCCCCTTGGGGTCACTTGACTACTAA
- the LOC125861678 gene encoding auxin response factor 6-like isoform X2, with the protein MKVSTSGFNSQPEEGEKKCLNSELWHACAGPLVSLPHVGTRVVYFPQGHSEQVAASTNKEINGHIPNYPGLPPQLICQLHNVTMDADVETDEVYAQMTLQPLTPQEQKDVCLLPAELGTLSKQPNNYFCKTLTASDTSTHGGFSVPRRAAEKVFPPLDYSQQPPVQELIGKDLHGNEWKFRHIFRGQPKRHLLTTGWSVFVSAKRLVAGDSVIFIWNENNQLLLGIRRANRPQTVLPSSVLSSDSMHIGLLAAAAHATATNSRFTIFFNPRACPSEFVIPLAKYAKAVYHTRVSVGMRFRMLFETEESSIRRYMGTITGIGDLDPARWPNSHWQSVKVGWDESTAGERQPRVSLWEIEPLTTFPMYPSPFSLRLKRPWPPGLPSFPGLSNGDMTMSSQLPWLHGGMGDQGIQSLNFQGFGVTPFVQPRFDASMLGLQPDILQAMATLDSSKLANQPLMQFQHIPSGSASSIQNQLLHPSNLQHTFLQGLPENQLISQAQMLQQQLQCHQSYNAQQQQLQRQQLYHDQQLQEPHQVHLQRQDQQQTKAQLCSATRSQLSHLQVLGSTGSQQTFSDLVGNHINTSNNRSTMQSLLSSVSRNEASTFLNMPETNSLVSPSSSSKRIALESQIPSQAPYIVTQAEVLTVPNTKVSDFSTLFSPNPGRQVLDYQAVAVSQNNALFGVNGMSNLKGNSPENRSLPVPYATSAFTSTVGSEYPVNSDMTTSSCVDESGVLQSSENVDQANSLTETFVKVYKSESFGRSLDISKFSSYNELRSELARMFGLEGLLEDPERSGWQLVFVDRENDVLLLGDDPWHEFVNSVWYIKILSPLEVQQMGKEGLDLPSAGKTQRITSNGNGCDDFMNRNHSCNIMNGIPLGSLDY; encoded by the exons ATGAAGGTGTCTACTTCTGGCTTCAATTCTCAGCCTGAGGAAG GGGAGAAGAAATGCCTGAATTCAGAGCTGTGGCATGCTTGTGCAGGGCCACTGGTCTCTCTACCACATGTAGGAACCAGAGTAGTGTATTTTCCTCAAGGGCATAGTGAGCAG GTTGCTGCATCCACAAACAAGGAAATAAATGGTCATATCCCTAACTATCCTGGATTACCGCCTCAACTTATTTGTCAGCTTCACAATGTGACCATGGAT GCAGATGTCGAGACTGATGAAGTATATGCTCAAATGACTTTGCAGCCACTAACTCCA CAAGAGCAAAAAGACGTGTGCCTTCTACCGGCTGAACTTGGGACCCTGAGTAAACAACCAAATAACTATTTCTGCAAAACATTGACTGCAAGCGATACCAGTACCCATGGTGGATTCTCTGTCCCTCGACGTGCTGCAGAAAAAGTTTTCCCTCCTCTT GATTACTCGCAACAGCCTCCTGTGCAAGAGTTGATTGGTAAAGATCTTCATGGAAATGAATGGAAGTTCCGGCATATATTTCGCG GCCAACCAAAGAGGCATCTCCTGACGACAGGATGGAGTGTGTTTGTAAGTGCGAAGAGACTTGTTGCAGGCGACTCAGTTATCTTTATctg GAATGAAAATAATCAATTGCTTTTGGGGATACGACGTGCCAATCGTCCGCAAACTGTTTTACCTTCCTCGGTATTGTCAAGTGATAGCATGCACATTGGTCTTCTAGCTGCAGCAGCTCACGCAACTGCAACAAATAGCCGGtttacaatatttttcaatCCAAG GGCTTGTCCATCAGAGTTTGTCATACCTCTCGCCAAGTATGCTAAAGCAGTGTATCATACACGAGTTTCTGTTGGCATGAGGTTCCGAATGCTATTTGAAACAGAAGAATCGAGCATCCGTAG GTATATGGGCACAATTACTGGCATTGGTGATCTAGATCCTGCTCGTTGGCCAAATTCTCATTGGCAGTCTGTAAAG GTTGGATGGGATGAATCAACTGCAGGGGAGAGGCAGCCTAGAGTTTCACTGTGGGAAATTGAACCTCTGACAACCTTTCCAATGTATCCATCTCCTTTCTCCCTTAGGTTGAAGCGGCCATGGCCACCTGGACTACCTTCATTTCCTG GTCTATCAAATGGTGATATGACTATGAGTTCTCAACTTCCATGGCTGCACGGGGGCATGGGTGATCAGGGGATACAATCACTTAATTTCCAGGGATTTGGTGTTACTCCATTTGTGCAGCCAAGGTTTGATGCTTCTATGCTAGGTTTGCAGCCTGACATTTTGCAAGCAATGGCAACATTAGATTCTTCTAAGCTTGCAAATCAGCCACTTATGCAGTTCCAACATATCCCTAGTGGTTCAGCATCTTCGATTCAGAATCAGCTTTTGCATCCATCCAATTTGCAACATACTTTCCTCCAAGGCCTCCCGGAAAACCAACTAATATCTCAGGCACAGATGCTACAGCAGCAATTGCAGTGCCACCAATCTTATAATGCTCAGCAGCAACAGTTGCAGCGCCAGCAATTGTATCATGATCAACAACTTCAGGAACCCCATCAAGTACACTTGCAGCGTCAAGATCAGCAGCAAACCAAGGCTCAATTGTGTTCAGCTACTCGGTCACAGCTATCTCATTTACAGGTCTTAGGTTCAACAGGTTCTCAACAAACATTTTCTGATTTAGTTGGTAATCATATTAATACATCTAACAACAGATCCACCATGCAAAGTCTCCTGAGTTCAGTTTCCCGTAATGAAGCATCCACTTTCCTGAACATGCCTGAAACCAACTCTCTAGTGTCTCCTTCCTCATCATCAAAGCGAATTGCTCTAGAATCTCAGATCCCTTCACAAGCTCCATACATAGTGACACAGGCTGAAGTTTTGACGGTGCCTAATACTAAGGTCTCAGATTTTTCCACTTTGTTTTCACCAAATCCTGGCAGACAAGTTTTGGATTATCAAGCTGTAGCAGTTAGCCAAAACAATGCGCTATTTGGAGTTAATGGTATGTCAAACCTGAAGGGTAACAGTCCGGAGAACAGATCTTTACCTGTGCCTTATGCTACCTCTGCCTTCACAAGTACAGTAGGTAGCGAGTATCCCGTTAATTCAGACATGACGACTTCAAGTTGTGTAGATGAATCAGGTGTCTTGCAGTCCTCAGAAAATGTGGATCAAGCAAACTCACTTACAGAAACCTTTGTTAAG GTTTACAAATCAGAGTCCTTTGGACGATCACTGGATATCTCCAAATTTAGCAGCTATAATGAGCTGCGAAGTGAGCTTGCTCGCATGTTTGGCCTTGAAGGCCTGTTGGAGGATCCTGAGAGATCAGGCTGGCAGCTTGTATTCGTTGACCGTGAGAATGATGTTCTCCTCCTTGGTGATGACCCTTGGCA TGAGTTTGTGAACAGTGTTTGGTACATCAAGATACTCTCTCCACTTGAAGTGCAGCAGATGGGCAAAGAGGGCCTCGACCTACCAAGTGCTGGCAAAACGCAGAGGATCACTAGCAATGGCAATGGCTGCGATGACTTCATGAACCGGAACCACTCGTGTAATATTATGAACGGAATCCCCTTGGGGTCACTTGACTACTAA
- the LOC125861216 gene encoding polyamine oxidase 2-like isoform X1, with protein MDSQNRSNRQVQRAPCFSNVGRRNAASPSVIVIGGGFAGLAAARTLYDASFQVVVLESRDRIGGRVHTDYSFGFPVDLGASWLHGVGNENPLAPLIGKLGLPLYRTSGDNSVLYDHDLESYGLFDMDGNQVPQDLVSKVGETFESILKETDLIRKENSEDMSIGRAISMVFERRPDLRLNGLGHKVLQWYLCRMEGWFAADADTISLKCWDQEELLPGGHGLMVRGYKPVINTLAKGLDIRLGHRVTEIVRRYNGVKITVEHGSTFVADAAIIAVPLGVLKSNCIKFEPRLPEWKEAAIKELGVGIENKIILHFQDVFWPNVEFLGVVAESSYECSYFLNLHKATGHPVLVYMPAGQLARDIGELSDEAAANFAFTQLKRILPNATAPIQYLVSHWGSDINSLGSYSYDTVGMAHDLYEKLRIPVDNLFFAGEATSADYPGSVHGAYSTGLLAAEDCRMRVLERHGELDIFQPVMDEETLIPILISRM; from the exons ATGGATTCTCAAAACAGGAGTAATCGCCAGGTGCAGAGAG CTCCTTGCTTCTCAAATGTTGGACGGAGGAATGCGGCTTCACCATCTGTCATTGTAATAGGTGGTGGATTTGCAGGCCTTGCAGCTGCTCGGACACTTTATGATGCATCATTTCAG GTGGTTGTGCTAGAATCACGAGATAGAATTGGAGGCCGTGTTCACACTGATTATTCTTTTGGTTTTCCTGTTGACTTGGGTGCATCATG GTTGCATGGCGTCGGCAACGAGAATCCTTTGGCACCTCTAATTGGAAAACTAGGACTGCCTCTCTATCGTACAAGTGGTGACAATTCAGTTTTGTACGACCATGATCTGGAAAG TTATGGACTTTTTGACATGGACGGTAATCAAGTTCCCCAGGACTTAGTCTCAAAGGTTGGCGAGACTTTTGAGAGCATTTTGAAGGAG ACTGATCTAATTAGGAAAGAAAACAGTGAAGACATGTCTATCGGTCGTGCTATATCAATGGTTTTTGAAAGGAGACCTGATTTAAG GTTGAATGGCCTTGGTCATAAGGTGTTGCAGTGGTACCTATGCAGAATGGAAGGCTGGTTTGCTGCGGATGCAGATACCATATCACTCAAGTGTTGGGACCAG GAAGAATTGCTTCCTGGTGGGCATGGTCTTATGGTTCGGGGATATAAGCCTGTCATCAATACACTAGCAAAAGGGCTTGACATTCGCTTAGGTCACAG GGTTACAGAAATTGTTAGACGTTATAATGGTGTGAAGATAACAGTTGAGCATGGGAGTACTTTTGTAGCCGATGCTGCCATTATTGCTGTTCCTCTTGGTGTTCTGAAATCAAATTGTATCAAGTTTGAACCTAGATTACCTGAGTGGAAAGAGGCTGCCATTAAAGAACTTGGTGTAGGAATTGAGAACAAGATTATTCTGCACTTTCAAGACGTGTTCTGGCCAAATGTTGAGTTCTTGGGAGTAGTTGCAGAAAGCTCATATGAGTGCAGTTACTTTCTTAATCTTCACAAAGCTACTGGCCATCCTGTCCTTGTTTATATGCCTGCTGGGCAACTGGCCCGTGACATTGGAGAACTGTCTGATGAAGCTGCTGCTAATTTTGCATTTACTCAACTTAAGAGGATTCTTCCCAATGCGACTGCTCCT ATTCAGTATCTTGTTTCTCACTGGGGTTCAGACATAAACTCACTGGGATCATATAGTTATGATACTGTTGGGATGGCCCATGATCTATATGAAAAGCTTAGAATACCAGTAGATAACCTATTCTTTGCTGGGGAGGCAACGAGTGCTGATTACCCAGGTTCTGTACATGGTGCATATTCAACCGGATTGCTGGCTGCTGAGGACTGCAGGATGCGTGTCCTGGAGCGACATGGAGAGTTGGATATTTTCCAGCCAGTCATGGATGAGGAAACACTTATTCCCATTTTGATATCCAGAATGTAA